One window of the Caldibacillus debilis DSM 16016 genome contains the following:
- the truB gene encoding tRNA pseudouridine(55) synthase TruB, with the protein MHGIIPLWKPEGMTSHACVLKIRRLLKIKKAGHTGTLDPNVSGVLPVCIGEATKIVRYLQDSGKTYVATVTLGVSTTTEDAEGEVVEEKKVERTISRGELLEVLRAHTGEIVQTPPMYSAVKVNGKRLYEYAREGIPVERPSRKVVIHELTLLDDREEFSGNPLSFSIRVACGKGTYIRTLAVSIGEKLGYPAHMSALTRISAAGIHRDACFTFEEIEAAVEEGRAEKILLPVEDVLSELPKYQIHDTLANRVKNGALLATPEHLQGEEGPVAVWWRGRIVAVYRKHSGRPGMLKPERVFAFDEIFNR; encoded by the coding sequence GTGCACGGGATCATTCCGTTGTGGAAACCCGAGGGGATGACCTCCCATGCTTGCGTCCTGAAGATCCGCCGGCTGTTAAAAATAAAAAAGGCGGGCCATACCGGGACGCTGGATCCGAACGTCAGCGGGGTTCTGCCCGTCTGCATCGGCGAGGCGACGAAAATCGTCCGCTACCTCCAGGATTCGGGGAAAACCTATGTGGCGACGGTGACCCTGGGGGTGTCCACGACGACGGAAGATGCCGAGGGCGAAGTCGTGGAAGAAAAGAAGGTGGAACGGACGATCTCCCGCGGGGAGCTGCTGGAGGTTTTACGGGCGCATACCGGCGAGATCGTCCAAACCCCCCCGATGTATTCCGCCGTCAAAGTGAACGGAAAAAGGCTTTACGAATACGCCCGGGAAGGAATCCCGGTCGAACGCCCCTCCCGGAAGGTCGTCATCCATGAATTGACCCTTTTGGACGACCGGGAGGAATTTTCCGGGAACCCCTTGTCCTTTTCCATCCGGGTGGCCTGCGGAAAAGGGACCTACATCCGCACGCTGGCCGTATCCATCGGCGAGAAGCTCGGTTACCCCGCCCACATGTCCGCTTTGACCCGGATCTCAGCCGCGGGAATTCATCGGGACGCCTGCTTCACCTTCGAAGAAATCGAAGCGGCGGTCGAGGAAGGCCGGGCGGAAAAGATTCTGCTCCCGGTCGAGGACGTCCTTTCCGAATTGCCGAAATATCAAATTCATGATACATTAGCTAATAGGGTCAAAAACGGCGCGCTGTTGGCAACGCCGGAACATCTGCAGGGGGAAGAAGGCCCCGTCGCCGTTTGGTGGCGCGGCCGGATCGTCGCCGTTTACCGGAAGCATTCCGGCAGACCGGGGATGTTAAAACCGGAAAGGGTTTTCGCTTTTGATGAAATTTTTAACAGGTAA
- the rbfA gene encoding 30S ribosome-binding factor RbfA: MNLRANRIAEQMKKELSDIIGRKLKDPRIGFVTVTDVEVTGDLQIAKVFLSVFGSEEDKENTLAGLAKAKGFIRSEIGRRIRLRKTPDLIFELDESLEYGNRIETLIKHIKEEEKKDDGNG; this comes from the coding sequence ATGAATTTGCGCGCAAACCGGATAGCGGAACAGATGAAAAAGGAATTGAGCGACATCATCGGCCGCAAGTTGAAGGATCCCCGCATCGGATTCGTTACCGTAACGGACGTGGAAGTCACCGGGGATCTCCAGATCGCCAAAGTCTTTTTGAGCGTGTTCGGCAGCGAGGAGGACAAGGAAAACACCCTCGCCGGACTGGCGAAAGCGAAGGGTTTCATCCGCTCGGAAATCGGCAGGCGCATCCGCTTGAGGAAGACCCCCGATTTAATTTTTGAGCTCGATGAATCGTTGGAGTACGGGAACAGGATCGAAACGCTGATCAAACATATCAAAGAAGAAGAAAAAAAAGATGACGGAAACGGCTGA
- a CDS encoding DUF503 domain-containing protein, producing the protein MILFASVECLFYHCRSLKDKRALLQRMIARLRQKFNVSVSEIEYQDAWQRTKIGIALVASAKKPAEQEMQRVLQIIDSFPELERTVTNLEWL; encoded by the coding sequence ATGATCCTTTTCGCCTCGGTGGAATGCCTGTTCTACCATTGCCGCTCACTGAAGGATAAGCGGGCGCTCCTCCAAAGGATGATCGCCCGCCTGCGGCAAAAATTCAACGTCTCCGTCTCGGAAATCGAATACCAGGACGCCTGGCAGCGGACGAAGATCGGCATCGCCCTCGTAGCATCGGCGAAAAAGCCGGCCGAACAGGAGATGCAAAGGGTTTTGCAAATCATCGATTCCTTTCCCGAACTGGAGCGGACGGTTACCAATTTGGAATGGCTGTGA
- the infB gene encoding translation initiation factor IF-2, which produces MSKLRVYEYAKRHQLTSKEVIEKLQELNVNVTNHMSTIDEETVKKLDQTLKRKKREKEKFEKKPKGFGRPQRKQAKPQDKAGKPEKNMKAAPIPVKNKGNITELIEEELDETAPKTVKVKTGPKNKEGKKYDQEFRSKENKAFSKKKGKNKPAAKMREASEPAQQKKKEKELPKKITFTGSLTVAELAKKLHREPSEIIKKLFMLGVMATINQELDKDAIELIAGEYGVEVEEKVEVDITDLETYITEDKPEDLKERPPVVTIMGHVDHGKTTLLDYIRHTKVAQGEAGGITQHIGAYQVVVNGKKITFLDTPGHAAFTTMRARGAQVTDITVLVVAADDGVMPQTVEAINHAKAAKVPIIVAVNKIDKPTANPEKVKNELTEYGLVPEEWGGDTIFVPISALKGDGVDQLLEMILLLSEMEELKANPDRNAYGTVIEAQLDKGRGPVATLLVQNGTLRVGDPIVAGNTYGRVRAMMNDVGRRVKEAGPSTPVEITGLHEVPQAGDRFVVFDDEKTARQVGEARAQMALQATRNESARISLDNLFEQMQQGDLKELNVIIKADVQGSVEALANSLQKIDVEGAKVKIIHTGVGAITESDILLATASNAIIIGFNVRPNTNAKRLAEQEKVDIRLHRIIYKAIEEIESAMKGLLEPEYEEKVIGQAEVRTTFKVSKVGTIAGCYVTDGKVTRDSGVRVIRDGVVVFEGEIESLKRYKDDVKEVQQGYECGIVIKNFNDIKEGDIFEAFVMEEVKKS; this is translated from the coding sequence ATGTCCAAGTTGCGTGTTTACGAGTATGCGAAACGGCATCAGCTGACGAGCAAAGAGGTTATCGAAAAATTGCAGGAATTGAACGTGAATGTGACCAACCATATGTCAACCATCGACGAGGAAACCGTGAAAAAATTGGACCAGACCTTGAAGAGAAAGAAGAGGGAGAAGGAGAAATTCGAAAAGAAGCCGAAGGGATTCGGAAGACCGCAGAGAAAACAGGCGAAACCCCAGGATAAAGCGGGAAAACCGGAGAAGAATATGAAGGCGGCGCCCATTCCCGTAAAAAATAAGGGAAATATTACGGAACTGATCGAAGAGGAGCTGGATGAAACAGCGCCGAAGACGGTGAAGGTCAAGACGGGCCCGAAAAACAAGGAAGGAAAAAAATACGACCAGGAATTCCGTTCCAAAGAAAACAAGGCCTTCTCGAAGAAAAAAGGAAAAAATAAACCCGCCGCCAAAATGCGGGAGGCGAGCGAACCGGCTCAGCAAAAGAAAAAAGAGAAGGAATTGCCGAAAAAGATTACCTTCACGGGTTCCCTTACCGTCGCCGAATTGGCGAAGAAGCTGCACCGGGAGCCTTCCGAAATCATTAAAAAATTATTCATGCTCGGCGTAATGGCCACCATCAATCAGGAATTGGACAAGGACGCCATCGAACTGATCGCCGGCGAATACGGGGTGGAAGTGGAAGAAAAGGTCGAGGTGGACATCACCGACCTGGAAACCTACATTACCGAAGACAAACCGGAAGATCTGAAAGAACGCCCCCCCGTTGTCACGATCATGGGCCATGTCGATCACGGGAAGACGACCTTGCTGGATTATATCCGCCATACGAAAGTCGCGCAAGGTGAAGCGGGCGGGATTACCCAGCATATCGGCGCCTATCAGGTCGTCGTCAACGGCAAGAAGATCACCTTCCTGGATACCCCTGGCCATGCCGCCTTTACGACGATGCGTGCCCGCGGCGCGCAGGTGACCGACATTACCGTGCTGGTCGTCGCCGCCGATGACGGCGTCATGCCGCAAACGGTGGAAGCCATCAACCATGCCAAGGCGGCCAAAGTGCCGATCATTGTCGCCGTGAACAAGATCGACAAGCCGACGGCCAACCCCGAGAAGGTCAAGAATGAATTGACCGAATACGGTTTAGTCCCCGAAGAATGGGGAGGGGATACGATCTTTGTCCCGATCTCCGCCCTGAAAGGGGATGGCGTCGACCAATTGCTGGAAATGATTTTGCTGCTGAGCGAAATGGAAGAGCTGAAGGCCAATCCGGATCGCAACGCATACGGTACGGTCATCGAAGCCCAGCTCGACAAGGGCCGCGGCCCCGTGGCCACCCTGTTGGTGCAGAACGGAACCCTCCGCGTCGGCGACCCGATCGTGGCCGGCAACACCTACGGAAGGGTGCGGGCCATGATGAACGACGTCGGACGCCGGGTGAAAGAGGCGGGTCCGTCCACGCCCGTCGAAATCACCGGGCTGCATGAAGTTCCGCAGGCAGGCGACCGGTTCGTCGTTTTTGACGATGAAAAGACCGCCCGCCAAGTCGGTGAAGCCCGGGCGCAGATGGCTTTGCAGGCGACGAGAAACGAATCGGCCCGGATCAGCCTCGACAACCTGTTTGAACAAATGCAGCAGGGCGATTTGAAAGAGCTGAACGTGATCATTAAAGCGGACGTGCAAGGCAGCGTTGAAGCCCTCGCCAATTCCCTGCAAAAGATCGACGTGGAAGGGGCGAAGGTGAAGATCATCCACACCGGCGTCGGGGCGATCACCGAGTCCGACATCCTGCTCGCCACCGCCTCCAATGCGATCATCATCGGGTTCAACGTCCGGCCGAACACGAACGCCAAACGGCTGGCGGAACAGGAAAAGGTGGACATCCGCCTGCACCGCATCATCTATAAGGCGATCGAAGAAATCGAATCGGCGATGAAGGGGCTCCTCGAACCGGAATATGAAGAAAAGGTCATCGGTCAGGCGGAAGTAAGGACCACCTTCAAAGTTTCAAAGGTGGGGACCATTGCCGGATGCTATGTGACCGACGGAAAAGTGACCCGGGACAGCGGGGTCAGGGTCATCCGCGACGGCGTGGTCGTCTTTGAGGGTGAAATCGAGTCCCTGAAACGGTACAAAGATGACGTGAAGGAAGTCCAGCAAGGGTACGAATGCGGGATCGTGATCAAAAACTTCAACGATATCAAAGAAGGGGACATTTTCGAAGCTTTCGTCATGGAGGAAGTTAAAAAATCATGA
- a CDS encoding YlxQ family RNA-binding protein has translation MTGEKWFSLLGLAYRAGKIASGEEAVLNEIRRRRAKLVIVSEDASENTRNRIAEKCNYYHIPYRIFKDRHQLGGAIGKAARVCIAVKDEGFAKGLLSLIDENLRG, from the coding sequence ATGACCGGAGAAAAATGGTTTTCCTTGCTGGGGCTTGCTTACCGGGCGGGAAAGATCGCTTCCGGGGAAGAGGCGGTATTGAACGAGATCAGGCGGCGGCGGGCCAAGCTTGTCATCGTATCCGAAGACGCTTCTGAAAATACGCGAAACCGAATCGCAGAAAAATGCAATTATTATCATATTCCGTATCGGATATTCAAAGACCGGCACCAGCTCGGAGGGGCCATCGGAAAGGCCGCCAGGGTGTGCATCGCCGTGAAGGATGAAGGTTTTGCCAAGGGTTTGCTGTCGTTGATCGACGAAAATTTACGGGGGTGA
- the rnpM gene encoding RNase P modulator RnpM: MVKQKKIPMRKCVATGEMKPKKEMIRVVRSKEGEVSIDPTGKKSGRGAYLSKNKEAILLAKKKNVLSHHLQVPVDESIYDELLELVEKENQAGR, translated from the coding sequence ATGGTCAAGCAGAAAAAAATACCGATGAGAAAATGCGTGGCGACGGGTGAAATGAAGCCGAAGAAAGAGATGATCCGCGTCGTCCGCTCCAAAGAAGGGGAGGTTTCCATCGACCCGACGGGGAAAAAATCCGGCCGGGGCGCCTATCTTTCCAAAAACAAGGAGGCCATCCTTCTGGCCAAAAAGAAAAACGTCCTTTCCCACCACCTGCAAGTCCCGGTGGACGAATCGATTTACGATGAGCTGCTGGAACTGGTGGAAAAGGAGAATCAGGCCGGCCGATGA
- the nusA gene encoding transcription termination factor NusA, translating to MSSEILNAIARLEEEKGISREILIEAIEAALVSAYKRNFNQAQNVRTNFNVETGTMHVYARKEVVEEVKDDRFEISLEEARKIDPNYELGDIVEVEVTPRNFGRIAAQTAKQVVTQRVREAERGIIYNEFVDREDDIMTGIVQRKDARFVYVNLGRAEGLLPASEQMPNEQYVHNERLKVYITKVEKTTKGPQIFVSRTHPNLLKRLFELEVPEIFDGLVEIKSVAREAGDRSKISVHSDNPDIDPVGSCVGPKGIRVQAVVNELKGEKIDIVKWSKDPVEFIANALSPAKVLDVILNEEEKSSTVIVPDYQLSLAIGKRGQNARLAAKLTGWKIDIKSESDARKLGIYPVEEPLFSKDLDLSDIGPHDPTQGDSSEILEE from the coding sequence ATGAGCAGCGAAATACTGAATGCCATCGCCCGATTGGAAGAGGAAAAGGGAATCTCGCGGGAGATTTTGATCGAGGCGATCGAAGCCGCCTTGGTTTCGGCCTATAAAAGAAATTTTAACCAGGCGCAAAACGTCCGGACCAACTTCAATGTGGAAACGGGCACGATGCATGTCTACGCAAGAAAAGAAGTGGTGGAAGAGGTCAAGGATGACCGCTTCGAAATCTCGCTGGAAGAAGCGAGGAAGATCGATCCCAACTACGAGCTGGGGGATATCGTGGAAGTGGAAGTGACGCCGAGAAATTTCGGCCGCATCGCCGCGCAGACGGCGAAGCAGGTCGTCACCCAGCGGGTCCGGGAGGCGGAAAGAGGGATCATTTACAACGAATTCGTCGACCGGGAAGATGATATTATGACCGGGATCGTCCAGAGAAAGGACGCCCGTTTCGTCTACGTGAACCTGGGCCGGGCGGAGGGGCTCCTTCCGGCCAGCGAGCAGATGCCGAACGAACAATACGTCCACAACGAAAGGCTGAAGGTTTATATCACCAAGGTGGAAAAGACGACGAAGGGGCCGCAGATCTTTGTGTCCCGCACCCACCCGAATCTGCTGAAACGGTTATTTGAACTGGAAGTGCCGGAAATTTTCGACGGGCTTGTGGAGATTAAATCGGTGGCCAGGGAAGCGGGCGACCGTTCGAAGATCTCCGTCCATTCCGACAACCCGGACATCGATCCCGTCGGATCCTGCGTGGGGCCGAAGGGGATCCGGGTGCAGGCGGTCGTCAATGAGCTGAAGGGGGAAAAAATCGACATCGTCAAATGGTCGAAGGATCCGGTGGAATTTATCGCCAATGCCTTAAGCCCCGCCAAAGTGCTCGATGTGATCCTCAATGAGGAGGAGAAATCCAGCACCGTCATCGTCCCGGATTACCAGCTCTCCCTCGCCATCGGCAAGCGGGGGCAAAACGCCCGTCTGGCTGCGAAATTGACAGGCTGGAAGATTGATATTAAAAGCGAATCGGATGCCCGCAAGCTGGGGATCTACCCGGTGGAGGAACCGCTCTTCTCCAAAGATCTGGACCTGTCGGACATCGGGCCCCATGACCCGACGCAGGGCGATTCTTCCGAAATTTTGGAGGAGTGA
- the rimP gene encoding ribosome maturation factor RimP gives MSKVKEIVRGLAEPIAEEMGLELVDIEYVKEGKNWFLRIYIDKEDGVDIEECSIVSEKLSQKLDEADPIPHHYYLEVSSPGAERPLKKERDYERAVGKNVWIKTYEPIGGGRVFEGRLTGFSDRILTVEIRENGKTKTVQIPYDKIASGRLAVIF, from the coding sequence ATGAGCAAAGTGAAGGAAATCGTCCGCGGGCTCGCCGAGCCGATCGCGGAGGAAATGGGCTTGGAGCTTGTGGACATCGAGTATGTGAAAGAAGGAAAAAATTGGTTTTTGCGGATATATATCGACAAGGAAGACGGCGTCGACATCGAAGAATGTTCCATCGTGAGCGAAAAATTGAGCCAAAAGCTCGACGAGGCGGATCCGATTCCCCATCATTATTATTTGGAAGTTTCTTCTCCGGGCGCGGAACGGCCGTTAAAAAAAGAAAGGGATTATGAACGGGCGGTCGGAAAAAACGTTTGGATCAAGACCTACGAACCGATCGGGGGAGGAAGGGTTTTCGAAGGAAGATTGACCGGTTTTTCCGACCGCATTTTGACGGTGGAAATCCGGGAAAACGGGAAAACCAAAACGGTTCAAATCCCGTATGATAAAATCGCATCCGGAAGGCTTGCGGTCATATTTTAA
- a CDS encoding PolC-type DNA polymerase III: MEKNERFRTLLEQLRLADDEDFPHLQNGEIERLIVEKKTRKWKFLFSFDHILPFPAYEKLFFRLKETFQHIADVSFSVHAKKGDWDLPLFNSYWMHCVRQLDGISPALFSLLSEQTPKMEGGKLVLGARNDTEANTLLKKYVPLIVENYQSYGFPPFTIKVSNQFTEESEEYKKFLEEKRKEDEERVKQAVLVAMNRNEKREEGEDVGPLVIGYPIQDGEIKSMHEIAEEERRVTVEGYVFACETKALKTGRTLLELKMTDYTDSLLVKMFSRDNEEAEKFRRMKKGMWVRARGNIQNDAFSRDLVMIASDLQEIKAPERTDGGAEGEKRVELHLHTPMSQMDAVSPVESLVRQAKKWGHKAIAITDHSVVQSFPEAYQAGKKHGIKILYGLEANLVDDGVPVAYNPKHLDLQNAEYVVFDVETTGLSAVYHTIIELAAVKIANGEIVDRFESFANPKHPLSPTTIELTGITDEMVKDAPDPETVLERFSQWAKDAVLVAHNASFDIGFLNAGMKKLGCGKVDNPVIDTLELARFLYPDLKNHRLNTLAKKFNVELTRHHRAIYDAEATGHLLLLMLKDVFAKGVRFHDELNEIAKDKQSYKRSRPFHCTLLAQNETGLKNLFKLVSFSHVDYFYRVPRIPRSVLQEHREGILVGSGCDKGELFEAAMQKPLEELEEIAKFYDYLEVHPKEVYRPLLDTEQIENEKQLEEIIKKIVRLGEKLNIPVAATGNVHYLNPEDKIYRKILIASQSGNPLNKQELPDVHFRTTDEMLDAFSFLGEEKAKEIVVKNPNDIADRIEEIKPIKDALYTPKIPGAEEEIRRMSYERAKQIYGDPLPEIVEARLEKELNSIITHGFAVIYLISHKLVKKSLDDGYLVGSRGSVGSSFVATMTEITEVNPLPPHYVCPNCTHSEFFNDGSVGSGFDLPDKNCPKCGTPYKKDGHDIPFETFLGFKGDKVPDIDLNFSGEYQAKAHNYTKELFGEDKVYRAGTIGTIADKTAYGFVKGYAEDSGLHFRQAEIDRLSQGLTGVKRTTGQHPGGIIVVPNDMEIYDFTPIQYPADDQESEWKTTHFDFHSIHDNLLKLDILGHDDPTVIRMLQDLSGIDPKTIPTDDPEVMKIFSSPEPLGVTEEQIMCKTGTLGIPEFGTRFVRQMLEETKPTTFSELVQISGLSHGTDVWLGNAQELIQKGICTLKDVIGCRDDIMVYLIYKGLEPSLAFKIMESVRKGKGLTAEMEEEMKKNGVPDWYIDSCKKIKYMFPKAHATAYVLMAVRIAYFKVHHPLLFYATYFSVRAEDIDLDTVVRGSNAIRAKIKEINQKGPDASQKEKNLLTVLEVSLEMCERGYSFQMVDIYRSDATKFLIDGNSLLAPFTAIPGLGSSAAMNIVRARKEGPFLSKEDLQQRGKVSKTILDYLEKHGCLQSLPEHNQLSLF; the protein is encoded by the coding sequence ATGGAGAAAAACGAACGGTTCCGCACGTTGTTGGAGCAGCTTCGGCTCGCGGACGACGAAGATTTCCCTCATTTGCAAAACGGAGAGATCGAGCGGTTGATCGTGGAGAAAAAAACGAGGAAATGGAAATTCCTTTTCTCCTTTGATCATATATTGCCCTTCCCCGCCTATGAAAAATTGTTTTTCAGACTGAAAGAAACCTTTCAGCATATCGCCGACGTAAGTTTTTCCGTCCATGCGAAAAAGGGGGACTGGGACCTGCCTTTGTTCAACTCCTACTGGATGCACTGCGTCCGGCAATTGGACGGGATATCCCCGGCCCTTTTTTCGCTCCTGTCCGAACAAACCCCGAAAATGGAAGGGGGGAAATTGGTCCTCGGGGCCAGAAACGATACCGAAGCGAACACCCTGCTCAAAAAATACGTCCCGCTGATCGTTGAAAACTATCAATCTTACGGATTTCCCCCTTTTACCATCAAGGTTTCCAACCAGTTTACGGAAGAAAGCGAGGAATACAAAAAATTTTTGGAAGAAAAGCGGAAGGAAGACGAGGAGCGGGTAAAACAGGCCGTATTGGTAGCCATGAACCGGAATGAAAAAAGGGAGGAAGGGGAGGATGTCGGACCCCTTGTCATCGGCTATCCGATCCAGGACGGGGAAATCAAATCGATGCACGAAATCGCCGAGGAAGAACGCCGGGTCACCGTGGAAGGCTATGTCTTCGCCTGCGAGACAAAAGCGCTGAAGACCGGGAGGACTTTGCTGGAGCTGAAAATGACCGACTACACCGATTCCCTGCTGGTCAAGATGTTTTCCAGGGACAACGAAGAGGCGGAAAAGTTCCGGCGGATGAAAAAAGGGATGTGGGTCAGGGCCCGGGGAAACATCCAAAACGACGCCTTTTCCAGGGATCTGGTCATGATCGCAAGCGATCTCCAGGAAATAAAAGCCCCGGAAAGAACCGATGGCGGAGCGGAAGGGGAAAAACGGGTCGAGCTGCACCTGCATACCCCGATGAGCCAAATGGACGCCGTTTCCCCGGTCGAATCCCTCGTCCGGCAGGCGAAGAAATGGGGGCATAAAGCGATCGCCATCACCGATCATTCCGTCGTCCAATCCTTCCCGGAAGCCTATCAGGCCGGGAAGAAACACGGGATCAAAATCCTGTACGGCCTGGAGGCCAACCTCGTCGACGACGGGGTCCCCGTCGCCTACAATCCGAAACATTTGGATCTGCAAAATGCGGAATATGTCGTGTTTGACGTGGAGACGACCGGATTGTCCGCCGTGTACCATACGATCATCGAACTGGCGGCGGTCAAAATCGCCAACGGGGAGATCGTTGACCGGTTTGAATCCTTCGCCAACCCGAAACACCCCCTGTCACCGACGACGATCGAGCTGACCGGCATCACCGATGAGATGGTGAAAGACGCCCCCGATCCGGAGACGGTGCTGGAGCGGTTTTCCCAATGGGCGAAGGATGCCGTCCTCGTCGCCCACAACGCTTCCTTTGACATCGGCTTTTTGAACGCCGGCATGAAAAAATTGGGCTGCGGCAAAGTGGACAACCCGGTCATCGACACCCTGGAGCTGGCGCGCTTTTTGTATCCCGATCTGAAAAACCACCGGCTCAACACCCTGGCCAAGAAATTTAACGTGGAACTGACCCGGCATCACCGGGCGATCTACGACGCGGAAGCGACCGGCCATTTGCTTCTGCTCATGCTGAAAGATGTCTTTGCCAAGGGGGTCCGTTTCCACGACGAGCTGAACGAGATCGCGAAGGACAAACAGAGCTACAAGCGCTCGCGGCCCTTTCACTGCACGCTTTTGGCGCAAAACGAAACCGGCCTGAAGAACCTGTTTAAGCTCGTCTCCTTCAGCCATGTGGATTATTTTTACCGCGTCCCCCGCATCCCCCGTTCCGTCCTGCAAGAGCACCGGGAAGGGATCCTGGTCGGTTCCGGCTGCGACAAAGGGGAATTGTTTGAAGCCGCCATGCAGAAGCCGCTGGAAGAGCTGGAAGAGATCGCAAAATTTTACGACTACCTGGAGGTGCACCCGAAGGAAGTTTATCGCCCTTTGCTGGATACGGAGCAAATCGAAAACGAAAAACAATTGGAAGAAATCATCAAGAAAATCGTCCGGCTGGGGGAAAAACTGAATATCCCCGTGGCGGCGACGGGCAATGTCCATTATTTGAATCCCGAAGATAAAATTTACCGGAAGATTCTCATCGCCTCGCAAAGCGGGAATCCGTTGAACAAGCAGGAACTGCCCGATGTGCACTTCCGCACCACCGACGAGATGCTGGATGCTTTTTCCTTCCTCGGCGAGGAGAAGGCGAAGGAGATCGTCGTCAAAAATCCGAACGATATCGCCGACCGGATTGAGGAGATCAAGCCGATCAAGGATGCCCTCTATACCCCGAAGATCCCCGGGGCCGAGGAGGAAATCCGCCGGATGAGCTACGAGCGGGCGAAACAGATTTACGGCGACCCCCTTCCGGAAATCGTGGAAGCCCGGCTGGAAAAGGAACTGAACAGTATCATCACCCACGGGTTCGCCGTCATCTACCTGATCTCCCACAAGCTTGTCAAAAAATCGCTGGACGACGGCTATCTGGTCGGTTCCCGGGGCTCCGTCGGCTCGTCCTTTGTGGCGACGATGACGGAGATCACCGAGGTGAACCCCCTTCCGCCCCATTATGTCTGCCCGAACTGCACCCATTCGGAATTTTTCAACGACGGTTCGGTGGGAAGCGGGTTCGACCTGCCGGACAAAAACTGCCCGAAATGCGGAACGCCCTACAAAAAGGACGGCCATGACATTCCCTTTGAAACCTTTTTGGGATTCAAAGGGGACAAGGTGCCGGATATCGATTTGAATTTTTCCGGCGAATATCAGGCGAAGGCCCACAATTACACAAAGGAGCTGTTCGGGGAGGACAAGGTGTACCGGGCGGGGACGATCGGCACCATCGCCGACAAAACCGCCTACGGCTTTGTCAAAGGGTATGCCGAGGACAGCGGTTTGCATTTCCGCCAGGCGGAGATCGACCGGCTTTCCCAAGGGCTGACGGGCGTCAAGCGGACGACGGGCCAGCACCCGGGAGGGATCATCGTCGTTCCCAACGACATGGAAATTTACGATTTCACGCCGATCCAATACCCGGCCGACGACCAGGAGTCGGAATGGAAAACGACCCATTTTGATTTCCATTCCATCCACGACAATTTGCTGAAATTGGATATTCTCGGCCACGACGATCCGACGGTCATCCGCATGTTGCAAGATTTAAGCGGCATCGACCCGAAAACGATCCCGACGGATGACCCGGAAGTGATGAAGATATTCAGCAGCCCCGAACCTTTGGGGGTTACGGAGGAGCAGATCATGTGCAAAACCGGCACCCTCGGGATCCCCGAGTTCGGCACCCGCTTCGTCCGGCAGATGCTGGAGGAAACGAAGCCCACCACCTTTTCCGAACTCGTGCAGATTTCCGGCCTCTCCCACGGGACGGACGTCTGGCTCGGCAACGCCCAGGAGCTCATTCAAAAAGGGATCTGCACGTTGAAGGACGTCATCGGCTGCCGTGACGACATCATGGTCTATCTGATTTACAAGGGGCTGGAACCTTCCCTCGCCTTCAAGATCATGGAGTCGGTGCGCAAAGGCAAAGGGCTGACCGCGGAGATGGAAGAAGAGATGAAAAAGAACGGGGTTCCGGACTGGTATATCGATTCCTGCAAAAAGATCAAATACATGTTCCCGAAGGCCCACGCCACCGCTTACGTGCTGATGGCCGTCCGGATTGCCTATTTCAAAGTCCATCATCCGCTCCTTTTCTACGCCACCTACTTTTCCGTCCGGGCGGAAGACATCGATTTGGATACGGTCGTCCGCGGCTCCAACGCCATCCGGGCGAAAATCAAAGAGATCAATCAGAAGGGCCCGGACGCCTCGCAAAAGGAAAAAAATCTGCTGACCGTTTTGGAAGTGTCGCTGGAGATGTGCGAACGGGGCTATTCCTTCCAAATGGTCGACATCTACCGTTCCGACGCGACCAAATTTCTCATTGACGGCAACAGCCTCCTCGCGCCCTTCACCGCCATCCCCGGGCTCGGGTCGAGCGCCGCGATGAACATCGTCCGGGCGCGGAAAGAAGGCCCCTTTTTGTCGAAGGAGGATTTGCAGCAGCGGGGGAAGGTGTCCAAGACGATTTTGGATTATTTGGAGAAACACGGCTGCCTCCAGTCCTTGCCGGAGCACAACCAGCTTTCGCTGTTTTAG